Proteins from a genomic interval of Zingiber officinale cultivar Zhangliang chromosome 2A, Zo_v1.1, whole genome shotgun sequence:
- the LOC122040272 gene encoding uncharacterized protein LOC122040272 → MTDRYKRRREQASAPEDRLTSLHEDLLNSILSFLSIKQRVALSAVCSRFRRLLPFIPRLDAFHLDVGLKEVTFPRALIRQCHVVVFLDGSDLPKPLMQFIIFNLAEAGVQDLILGTSVFRGWMNVSGRDCGLFGIKSLRSLSLNNTRVSKYSDRRPLSPLGCALLTSLKMELCFLRHDFLSNLLASCPLLETLQLIFCYGLVDGAGRLSIQSASIKHLVLFYMIPSIAAIDIQGPKLESLVVEVVPELHIEAPKVRNASFFLDHDLPEDPPVALMNLFGAASPHGVAWLVLNSSRTPNGLTAQNGIDEFIYHQFICPKYNTKVMIFKLDFNLKDQSSTMILTQLLKKCNDNARFDIRADSTRIESTIENNHFVRGSTEVELIELRMKTFEETFEEFFLNQEEMAEELKEMGLQLLRSRTSREQFEDILASEESLYQVSPDIANCIEMKI, encoded by the exons ATGACGGACCGCTACAAACGCCGGCGTGAGCAGGCAAGCGCGCCAGAGGATCGCCTCACTTCCCTACACGAAGACCTCCTCAACTCCATCCTCTCCTTTCTCTCCATCAAGCAGCGCGTCGCCCTCTCTGCCGTCTGCTCCCGGTTCCGCCGTCTCCTCCCCTTCATCCCCCGACTCGACGCCTTCCACCTCGACGTCGGGCTCAAAGAAGTTACCTTCCCCCGTGCCCTGATCCGCCAATGCCACGTCGTCGTCTTCCTCGACGGATCCGATTTACCCAAACCCCTCATGCAGTTTATCATCTTCAATCTCGCCGAGGCGGGCGTGCAAGACCTCATCCTCGGAACCTCCGTGTTCAGGGGATGGATGAATGTCAGCGGCAGGGATTGCGGCTTGTTCGGCATCAAGTCGTTGAGGAGTCTCTCGTTGAATAACACCCGAGTGTCGAAATACTCGGATCGCCGCCCTCTCTCGCCCTTGGGCTGCGCCCTACTCACCTCCCTCAAAATGGAACTCTGCTTCCTTCGCCATGATTTTCTAAGCAACCTCCTCGCCTCCTGCCCCCTCCTCGAGACTCTGCAACTCATCTTTTGCTATGGGCTCGTGGACGGTGCGGGCAGGCTAAGCATCCAGTCCGCCTCCATCAAGCATCTCGTCCTGTTCTACATGATCCCCAGCATTGCCGCCATCGACATCCAGGGTCCAAAGCTCGAGTCACTCGTCGTCGAGGTAGTCCCTGAGCTGCACATTGAAGCGCCTAAGGTCCGGAACGCCTCCTTCTTTCTTGATCACGACCTGCCAGAAGATCCTCCAGTTGCTTTGATGAATCTTTTCGGAGCTGCTTCTCCACATGGAGTCGCTTGGCTCGTGCTGAATTCTAGCAGAACCCCAAAC GGATTAACAGCACAAAACGGAATTGATGAATTTATTTATCATCAATTTATTTGTCCGAAATACAATACTAAAGTCATGATCTTCAAGCTCGACTTCAATTTGAAAGATCAATCGTCAACTATGATACTGACCCAGTTGCTCAAGAAGTGCAATGACAATGCCAGATTTGATATACGTGCAGATTCTACGCGTATAGAGAGCACCATTGAAAACAATCACTTTGTCCGTGGCTCTACAGAAGTAGAACTAATTGAGTTACGAATGAAAACGTTCGAGGAGACATTTGAAGAGTTTTTCTTAAACCAGGAGGAGATGGCAGAGGAATTGAAGGAAATGGGATTGCAATTGTTGAGAAGTCGCACAAGTAGGGAGCAGTTCGAGGATATATTAGCATCCGAGGAGTCTCTATACCAAGTATCTCCCGACATTGCTAATTGCATTGAAATGAaaatttag
- the LOC122044263 gene encoding uncharacterized protein LOC122044263, protein MVQGVRHSVGLHLCIIPLSNKQTEFANREILRILRVRLNHVRENWVDELPGVLWTIRTTPKEGMGVTPFHLVYGGEAVVPVEIRVESDRMQSYSEYNAERRLLELDLVDEARAKASFRLMAYRQKMRQNYNRRVILRSFQVGDLVWKKVKPVSDVTKLEAP, encoded by the coding sequence ATGGTGCAAGGGGTACGACATTCAGTAGGTCTTCACCTCTGTATCATACCCTTAAGCAACAAACAGACCGAATTCGCCAATCGAGAGATCTTGCGGATCTTGCGGGTTCGGCTTAACCATGTCAGAGAAaattgggtggacgagctccccGGCGTGCTATGgaccatccgcacgacccctaaggaagGTATGGGAGTAACcccattccacttggtgtatggaggtGAAGCGGTCGTCCCCGTCGAGATCAGAGTTGAGTCCGACCGGATGCAGAGCTACAGCGAgtacaacgccgagcggaggctaTTGGAGCTAGACCTGGTGGATGAGGCGCGCGCTAAGGCCTCCTttcggctgatggcctacaggcaaAAAATGCGGCAAAACTACAATAGGAGGGTGATTCTGAGGTCGTTCCAGGTCGGGGAcctcgtatggaagaaggtgaagccagtCAGTGATGTCACCAAACTAGAGGCTCCCTAG